The following are encoded in a window of Staphylospora marina genomic DNA:
- a CDS encoding helicase-associated domain-containing protein — MTTPDLIDVLQRLPQAHRERLAKRFSSSATDAESLAGLLTDKGRIRTSWERIGEDARTLMLEWIWFSSGWIRERELGRFLRALPGYTEIHGAVKILAEEGWIHVARALGGERVLLVPEQVRRALMSFWLDHMDVFREDQPEEGPAGPRHAGLSQAFFHFVASCALEPLPLTSGGRLSLREAKKLDVEMDLDGDVFSGTRWDSDDVPPWILFLTDIAETAGLLRRCGDRLDVNEARFAEWLNHSWSGMTGWLYRCCRDGWICRFPESAGFWLVLETAEWDGWLSLKDLERNLNKCWNVTVPRAAKCAWEKTAAWLREAGWLWTGSTANDRWVKRTGEPPWTDGPADEPVMFLEPGMELLVPSHFPLRDRLELMKMADFLGGERMLSYAVTASSVARALRCGLEPQELSEMLSAWTGHPLPDWAERKIREWAEADGAVRLEEAVLVRTGDPAAAKRSEDLLVAEGYKVMPLGDGGLAVVGADAETVGECLHRAGLHAERVRHRRFRADEIREKTTGEISAILPDGPATDRRLRQGTLPAVWTAGFRSYPPAMIREMVRKSLELCLDLEVEIRGKTRRLSPENLSRTQGDWLLEAREQGKKVRVRLGEIGRIRIRDEQKTEDLAGDFR, encoded by the coding sequence ATGACGACTCCCGATCTGATCGATGTTCTGCAACGGCTTCCTCAGGCGCATCGGGAGCGGTTGGCCAAGCGGTTTTCATCTTCCGCGACCGATGCGGAGTCATTGGCGGGGCTTCTCACGGACAAGGGAAGGATCCGAACATCCTGGGAGCGCATCGGCGAAGATGCCAGGACATTGATGCTGGAGTGGATCTGGTTTTCTTCCGGTTGGATCCGGGAACGGGAGTTGGGAAGATTTTTGCGGGCACTGCCCGGCTACACCGAAATTCACGGAGCCGTGAAGATTCTGGCCGAAGAAGGGTGGATTCATGTTGCACGCGCCCTCGGCGGGGAGAGGGTGTTGTTGGTCCCCGAACAGGTGCGAAGGGCGCTCATGTCCTTTTGGCTGGACCATATGGACGTGTTTCGTGAGGATCAGCCGGAGGAGGGACCCGCCGGCCCGCGGCATGCCGGGCTGAGCCAGGCGTTTTTCCATTTTGTCGCCAGTTGCGCTTTGGAACCGCTGCCCCTCACATCCGGGGGACGGCTGTCGCTTCGGGAAGCGAAGAAGCTGGATGTGGAAATGGACCTGGACGGCGACGTGTTTTCCGGAACGCGCTGGGACAGTGACGATGTACCGCCCTGGATCCTGTTTTTGACGGACATCGCGGAAACGGCCGGACTCCTCCGGCGGTGCGGAGACCGGCTGGATGTGAACGAGGCCCGCTTTGCCGAATGGCTCAACCACTCCTGGTCCGGCATGACCGGGTGGCTGTATCGATGCTGCAGAGACGGGTGGATTTGCCGGTTTCCGGAAAGTGCGGGCTTTTGGCTTGTTCTCGAAACGGCCGAATGGGACGGTTGGCTGTCGCTGAAGGACCTCGAGCGCAATCTGAACAAATGCTGGAACGTGACCGTGCCCCGGGCCGCCAAGTGCGCGTGGGAGAAAACGGCCGCTTGGTTGCGGGAAGCCGGATGGCTGTGGACGGGGAGTACCGCCAACGACCGGTGGGTGAAGCGGACGGGGGAGCCTCCGTGGACGGACGGTCCTGCCGACGAACCGGTGATGTTTCTGGAGCCGGGCATGGAGCTGTTGGTCCCGTCCCACTTCCCTCTGAGGGACCGACTGGAACTGATGAAAATGGCCGATTTCCTCGGCGGGGAGAGGATGCTCTCCTATGCGGTCACCGCCTCTTCCGTCGCCCGTGCCCTTCGTTGCGGGTTGGAACCGCAGGAGCTCTCCGAAATGCTTTCCGCATGGACGGGGCATCCGCTTCCGGACTGGGCGGAGAGAAAGATCAGGGAATGGGCGGAGGCGGACGGGGCCGTCCGCTTGGAGGAAGCGGTCCTGGTCCGGACCGGTGATCCCGCGGCCGCCAAGCGGTCGGAAGACTTGCTTGTGGCGGAGGGGTACAAGGTGATGCCGCTGGGGGACGGGGGTCTCGCGGTGGTTGGCGCTGATGCGGAAACGGTCGGGGAATGTCTTCATCGGGCCGGATTGCATGCGGAACGGGTTCGGCACCGGCGGTTCCGTGCCGATGAGATCCGGGAAAAAACCACCGGGGAGATCTCCGCGATCCTGCCGGATGGGCCGGCGACGGATCGCCGGTTGCGTCAAGGGACGCTCCCGGCCGTCTGGACCGCCGGCTTCCGTTCCTATCCGCCGGCGATGATCAGGGAAATGGTGAGGAAAAGCCTGGAACTTTGCCTGGATCTCGAGGTGGAAATCAGAGGAAAGACAAGGCGGCTTTCCCCCGAAAACCTGTCAAGGACACAAGGAGATTGGTTGCTGGAAGCCAGGGAGCAAGGGAAAAAAGTGAGGGTGCGCCTGGGAGAGATCGGGC
- a CDS encoding DNA repair helicase XPB, which yields MGTWILPQSDGTLYVDKRTEEAEDICRLLDGFARKLRTGGTLETYRIDRFSLWEAAARGLTSGDVLNVLERYAKLPPPEPLIRLIRESMENFGNILLLPAEGESDRFLLVSRKEGWLDKLVSHPRLEGQAKRTERGLLIPNRWRGEVKRICLELGAPALDRIGTEDGRPLSVRLATGNHFPGLREYQREAAEAFCDPRRCPSAGGVIVLPCGAGKTVTALAVMAKLGRETLILTPGSTSSKQWIREILQKTSLTEDEVGEYSSERKEIRPLTVTTYQMMTYRDRDGTFPHMSLFMKRDWGLIIYDEVHLLPAPVFRATSQIQGKRRLGLTATLVREDGREGDVFTLIGPRIMEASWKEMERDGWIAEAELNEVRVPMDASLRERYLKAGKREQFRLAAENPRKLEAVRKLLRKHEDDQVLIIGQYLDQLEHLSETLGIPVITGRTPRERREECYRLFREKAIKVLAVSRIANMAVDLPGAGVAIQVSGTFGSRQEEAQRLGRILRPVPGGRKARFYHLVSEDSVELDFAWKRQSWLRERGYDYRVTSVEECEER from the coding sequence ATGGGAACATGGATCCTGCCGCAGTCTGACGGTACGCTCTACGTGGACAAACGGACGGAGGAGGCGGAGGACATTTGCCGTCTCCTGGACGGTTTCGCCCGGAAGCTTCGCACGGGAGGCACGTTGGAGACGTATCGGATCGACCGGTTCTCCCTGTGGGAGGCTGCCGCCCGTGGCCTGACATCCGGGGATGTGCTGAACGTGTTGGAACGGTACGCCAAACTGCCACCCCCCGAACCGCTCATCCGGCTGATCCGGGAATCCATGGAGAATTTCGGGAACATCCTGCTTCTTCCTGCCGAAGGGGAGTCCGACAGATTCCTGCTTGTCTCCCGCAAGGAGGGGTGGCTGGACAAGCTGGTTTCACATCCGCGGTTGGAAGGTCAGGCGAAGCGGACGGAGCGCGGACTTCTCATTCCGAACCGATGGCGCGGGGAAGTCAAGCGAATCTGTCTGGAATTGGGAGCGCCCGCTCTGGACCGGATCGGAACGGAAGACGGACGGCCGCTCTCCGTGAGGCTGGCGACGGGAAACCACTTTCCGGGTCTTCGGGAGTATCAGCGGGAGGCGGCCGAGGCGTTTTGCGATCCGCGGCGCTGTCCCTCGGCCGGGGGCGTCATCGTTCTTCCGTGCGGAGCGGGAAAAACGGTCACGGCGCTTGCCGTGATGGCCAAGCTGGGCCGGGAAACGCTCATCCTCACGCCCGGTTCCACCAGCAGCAAACAGTGGATTCGCGAAATCCTGCAAAAAACGTCCCTGACGGAAGATGAGGTCGGGGAGTATTCGAGTGAACGCAAAGAGATCCGACCGTTGACCGTCACAACGTACCAGATGATGACCTACCGCGACAGGGACGGGACGTTCCCGCACATGAGCCTGTTCATGAAAAGGGATTGGGGACTGATCATCTATGACGAAGTCCATCTGTTGCCGGCACCCGTGTTCCGGGCCACTTCTCAAATTCAGGGGAAACGGCGCCTGGGATTGACGGCCACCCTGGTGCGGGAAGACGGACGGGAAGGGGATGTCTTCACCCTGATCGGTCCCCGGATCATGGAGGCTTCATGGAAAGAGATGGAGAGGGACGGATGGATCGCCGAAGCCGAGTTGAACGAAGTCAGGGTTCCCATGGATGCTTCGTTGCGGGAGCGATACCTGAAAGCCGGCAAGCGGGAACAATTTCGGTTGGCCGCCGAAAATCCGCGCAAACTGGAAGCGGTGCGCAAGCTGTTAAGGAAGCACGAGGACGATCAGGTCCTGATCATCGGCCAATACCTGGACCAGCTGGAGCATCTCTCGGAAACGCTCGGCATTCCGGTCATTACCGGCCGGACCCCCCGTGAGCGCCGTGAAGAGTGCTACCGCCTCTTCCGGGAAAAAGCGATCAAGGTGCTCGCGGTATCGCGCATTGCCAACATGGCGGTGGATCTTCCGGGAGCGGGAGTGGCCATTCAGGTATCGGGAACATTCGGATCCAGACAGGAAGAAGCCCAAAGGCTCGGGAGAATCCTGAGACCCGTCCCGGGAGGAAGAAAGGCCCGGTTTTATCACCTGGTGTCGGAGGACAGCGTGGAACTGGATTTCGCCTGGAAGCGGCAATCCTGGCTTCGGGAACGCGGGTATGATTATCGCGTGACGTCGGTGGAGGAGTGTGAAGAGAGATGA
- a CDS encoding protease complex subunit PrcB family protein, whose protein sequence is MRKWLLLFLLVTVLTGCGENQAENPSGKERGTSMNQQEERLSFKQIPVETAPQAVRDKAAELRQRGSKGHEVVIEQTKTYVIISLGERSTAGYRMEIQEVIRRGDRVEVRVREIKPPKDGFVAQVITVPVIVIELETDTPPRDVDVVFSESPDVQ, encoded by the coding sequence ATGCGAAAATGGTTGTTGTTGTTCCTGCTGGTCACCGTGCTGACAGGATGTGGAGAAAATCAGGCAGAGAATCCGTCCGGCAAAGAAAGGGGCACATCGATGAACCAACAAGAGGAACGCCTTTCATTCAAGCAAATTCCCGTGGAAACCGCACCGCAGGCCGTCCGGGACAAAGCGGCGGAACTCCGGCAAAGAGGTTCGAAAGGACACGAGGTCGTCATTGAGCAAACCAAAACGTATGTGATCATTTCTCTCGGTGAGCGGAGCACGGCCGGATACCGGATGGAAATCCAGGAAGTGATTCGCCGCGGAGATCGGGTGGAGGTCCGCGTCCGGGAGATCAAACCCCCGAAAGACGGATTCGTGGCCCAGGTGATCACCGTCCCCGTCATCGTGATCGAGCTTGAAACGGACACACCGCCGCGTGACGTCGACGTGGTCTTCAGCGAATCCCCGGACGTGCAGTGA
- the mgtE gene encoding magnesium transporter, translating into MKSGDNRQSMKEWAKRLILSEDRRKASEELTGRHPYDLRRMFFELTPDERRRFLDWLEPEVIALILEESEPREQTELLEALGPLKAASVLEHMSRDDVADLLGGMERLEALAFLRHMEKVEADRIRALLRYPEDTAGGLMTDEYVTVRSEHTVEEAIAHLRREARQAETIYYVYVLNERDRLVGVVSLRDLLVANPSDSVKHIMTDRVISVPADMDQEKAAHILGRYDLLALPVIDEDRRLLGIITVDDVIDVLIEEAGEDLERIAAVGKGERWPANALMAAAKRIPWLVLLLLIGTFTANLLGWFEPTIQSLPILTAFMPMIAGMTGNTATQSLALVIRRLSEDSLPEKGYRMLLRREVWTGFWIALVCGLLITGWVVWWKEDVMLGGIIGLSLFTSLFIGTLVGTLVPILLDSFGTDPAVASGPLITTLNDVFSLMIYFGLASLFLYSLS; encoded by the coding sequence ATGAAATCCGGAGACAACAGGCAATCCATGAAGGAATGGGCAAAACGCCTCATCTTGTCGGAGGATCGCCGCAAAGCCTCGGAAGAGTTGACGGGCCGGCACCCGTATGACCTTCGCCGGATGTTCTTCGAACTGACCCCGGATGAACGGCGTCGTTTTCTGGACTGGCTGGAACCGGAAGTGATCGCCCTGATCCTCGAGGAATCGGAACCCCGTGAGCAGACCGAACTGCTGGAAGCGCTGGGGCCCCTGAAGGCGGCTTCGGTGCTGGAGCATATGTCCCGGGATGACGTGGCCGACCTGCTGGGCGGGATGGAGCGGTTGGAGGCGTTGGCATTTCTCCGGCACATGGAGAAAGTGGAGGCGGACCGGATCCGGGCTTTGCTCCGTTATCCGGAAGACACGGCCGGCGGATTGATGACCGATGAATACGTCACCGTCCGCAGCGAACATACGGTGGAGGAAGCCATCGCGCATTTGCGGCGGGAAGCCCGCCAGGCGGAAACCATTTATTACGTCTATGTGCTGAATGAACGGGACCGCTTGGTCGGTGTCGTGTCGCTTCGCGATTTGCTGGTCGCCAATCCCTCGGATTCCGTGAAACACATCATGACGGACCGGGTGATATCGGTGCCGGCGGACATGGATCAGGAAAAGGCGGCACACATCCTGGGGCGATATGACTTGCTGGCTTTGCCCGTCATCGACGAAGACCGCCGGTTGCTGGGGATCATCACGGTGGATGACGTGATCGACGTGCTCATCGAAGAAGCGGGAGAAGATCTGGAGCGCATTGCCGCGGTGGGAAAAGGAGAACGCTGGCCGGCCAACGCCCTCATGGCGGCGGCCAAGCGGATCCCCTGGCTGGTCCTCCTTCTCCTGATCGGCACGTTCACGGCCAATCTGCTCGGCTGGTTTGAACCGACCATCCAATCGCTCCCGATCCTCACCGCGTTCATGCCGATGATCGCCGGAATGACCGGAAACACGGCCACCCAATCTCTGGCGCTGGTGATTCGGAGACTGTCGGAGGATTCACTGCCGGAGAAAGGATACCGGATGTTGCTCCGAAGAGAAGTGTGGACGGGATTCTGGATCGCTCTCGTTTGCGGACTGCTCATCACGGGCTGGGTGGTCTGGTGGAAAGAGGATGTCATGCTTGGCGGCATCATCGGTCTTTCCCTGTTCACCTCTTTGTTCATCGGCACGCTGGTGGGCACGTTGGTGCCGATTCTGCTGGATTCTTTCGGAACGGATCCGGCGGTGGCTTCCGGCCCCCTGATCACCACCCTGAACGACGTGTTCTCGCTCATGATTTATTTCGGCCTGGCAAGCCTGTTCCTGTACTCGCTCTCTTAA
- a CDS encoding hemolysin family protein, with product MAGEILGMLLNGSLILLLVLLNGFFVAAEFAIVKVRATRIAQLNEEGNLRAKTVQKILSDLDSYLSATQLGITLASLGLGWVGEPFLARLFEPLLIRFGIHGQWIHVISFGAAFSLITYLHIVIGEMAPKSLAIRKAEQTALTVAKPLHWFFVLFRPTIRLLNRTAIRLLRWIGAEMVPDHQQAHTEDEIRMLVEQSHKSGIIDQTELSLFDNIFEFTDRIAREVMIPRVRMVCLYAARPFEENMEIIYAHPYTRYPLCGKDKDDILGIIHIRDVYQRLHRGEPADLKQLVRPAVFVPETMELKDILRVLQRHRTEMAIVADEYGGTYGLITIEDIVEEIVGEIQDEFDDERPAIQQESGGTVIDAGLLIEDVNEHFGLRIEDEENDTIGGWIFSRLKEIPQPGAFVDVGDFRFVVQEMSGRRITRLLVRERSDPGTPKTSKQAPDDDPEVPADPHP from the coding sequence ATGGCCGGGGAGATCCTCGGGATGCTCTTGAACGGCTCGCTCATTTTGCTGCTGGTGCTGCTGAACGGCTTTTTCGTGGCCGCGGAATTCGCGATCGTCAAGGTCCGGGCAACCCGGATCGCCCAATTGAACGAGGAAGGAAACCTCCGGGCGAAAACGGTGCAAAAAATCCTGAGCGATCTCGACTCGTATCTGTCCGCCACGCAACTGGGCATCACGCTGGCCTCGCTGGGACTGGGGTGGGTGGGCGAACCCTTCCTGGCCCGTCTGTTCGAACCGTTGCTCATCCGGTTTGGCATCCACGGCCAGTGGATCCACGTGATCTCATTCGGAGCCGCATTTTCCCTGATCACCTATCTTCACATTGTCATCGGAGAAATGGCCCCCAAATCGCTGGCGATCCGGAAGGCGGAGCAAACGGCCCTGACGGTGGCCAAGCCCCTTCATTGGTTTTTCGTGCTGTTTCGCCCGACCATCCGCCTCCTCAACCGGACGGCAATCCGCCTGCTTCGGTGGATCGGTGCGGAAATGGTTCCCGATCACCAACAGGCCCACACGGAAGACGAAATCCGCATGCTGGTCGAGCAGAGCCACAAAAGCGGCATCATCGACCAAACGGAGCTGTCTCTGTTCGACAACATCTTCGAATTCACCGACCGGATCGCCCGGGAGGTGATGATCCCCAGAGTGCGGATGGTTTGTCTGTACGCCGCGCGCCCGTTTGAAGAAAACATGGAAATCATCTACGCCCATCCGTACACCCGGTATCCTTTGTGCGGGAAAGACAAGGATGACATCCTGGGCATCATCCACATCCGGGACGTGTATCAAAGGCTTCATCGCGGCGAACCGGCGGATTTGAAGCAACTGGTCCGGCCTGCGGTCTTCGTGCCGGAAACGATGGAACTGAAAGACATTCTTCGCGTGCTTCAGAGACATCGGACGGAAATGGCGATTGTCGCCGACGAATACGGGGGAACGTACGGTTTGATCACCATCGAGGACATCGTGGAGGAAATCGTCGGAGAGATTCAGGATGAATTCGACGATGAGCGGCCCGCCATTCAGCAGGAATCCGGCGGAACGGTGATCGATGCGGGGCTGTTGATCGAAGACGTCAACGAACACTTCGGGTTGAGAATCGAAGACGAAGAAAATGACACCATCGGAGGCTGGATTTTTTCCAGACTGAAGGAGATTCCCCAACCCGGAGCATTCGTTGACGTGGGGGATTTCCGGTTTGTCGTACAGGAAATGTCCGGTCGCAGAATCACCCGCCTTTTGGTGCGTGAACGCTCCGACCCCGGAACCCCGAAAACGTCAAAACAGGCTCCGGACGACGATCCGGAAGTTCCGGCTGATCCGCATCCGTGA
- a CDS encoding S8 family peptidase has product MLYSFVFRSRAMPEKIERIGGTIHHVSRYSPMVIASVPDKSKIGKLLEDPDVIHVNSESKCSLPYYRVERIMAQSKPATSGSRFKNRVTPWNIARVVGPKRWNQGQGIRVGVLDTGIDLNHPNLASNIKGGINIISPSRPPQDDNGHGTHIAGIIGAYAQHAGLLGVAPRVSLYAIKVLDGSGTGSMIHLIKGIEWAISRKLHILNISISGGKRIPPALSQAISAAVRRGILVVAAAGNSGQPSGYGDTVEVPARLPQVISVAAVDKRNRREWYSGTGKVDIAAPGSKILSTYSGGRYAYLSGTSMATAHVTGALAIYKKALPKLSAQELKRVLFARAIDLPPAGVDGWTGHGLVRVR; this is encoded by the coding sequence ATGTTGTATTCCTTTGTGTTCCGTTCAAGAGCGATGCCGGAGAAGATCGAACGGATCGGCGGCACCATCCATCACGTGAGCAGGTATTCCCCCATGGTGATCGCGTCCGTTCCCGACAAATCGAAGATCGGCAAATTGCTCGAAGATCCGGATGTGATTCATGTCAACAGTGAATCGAAATGCTCGCTTCCCTATTACCGGGTGGAACGGATCATGGCCCAATCGAAGCCGGCGACCAGCGGGAGCCGATTCAAGAACCGGGTGACCCCCTGGAACATTGCCCGGGTCGTGGGACCCAAGAGGTGGAATCAAGGCCAGGGGATCCGGGTGGGGGTACTTGACACCGGCATCGATCTGAATCATCCCAACCTTGCGTCGAACATCAAAGGCGGCATCAACATCATTTCCCCGAGTCGTCCCCCCCAGGACGACAACGGTCACGGCACGCACATTGCCGGAATCATCGGGGCGTACGCGCAACATGCCGGATTGCTCGGCGTGGCTCCCAGAGTTTCGTTGTACGCCATCAAGGTATTGGACGGTTCCGGGACCGGAAGCATGATCCATCTGATCAAGGGCATCGAATGGGCCATTTCCCGGAAATTGCACATCCTGAACATCAGCATCAGCGGCGGAAAAAGAATTCCGCCCGCTCTCAGCCAGGCCATCTCGGCGGCGGTCAGACGGGGAATTCTGGTCGTCGCGGCCGCCGGCAATTCGGGGCAACCTTCGGGGTACGGGGACACGGTGGAGGTGCCGGCCCGTTTGCCTCAAGTGATCTCGGTGGCGGCGGTGGACAAGAGGAATCGCCGGGAATGGTACTCCGGCACGGGGAAGGTGGACATTGCCGCACCGGGTTCCAAGATTCTCAGCACGTATTCCGGCGGGCGTTACGCCTACCTCAGCGGAACGTCCATGGCCACCGCCCATGTGACCGGCGCGCTCGCCATCTACAAAAAAGCGCTGCCCAAGCTGTCGGCGCAGGAGTTGAAAAGAGTTCTGTTTGCGCGCGCCATCGATTTGCCTCCGGCCGGCGTGGACGGTTGGACCGGACACGGTCTGGTGCGGGTGCGTTGA
- a CDS encoding SGNH/GDSL hydrolase family protein → MRDEQLRPVAYLALGDSLTEGIGAESPDRHFVVRLFRKLRHSDDCRFRNWGVSGMTSAELLHFVENPAILRMLPKMTHISLTTGGCDFIRLYEAGTLTLRDVVKTAREIQQRLCRILSLIRGANPTVSIYLLGFYLPPPAYELGFQKAAMAVKMMNRMYTRICERYGVTFINPFYRFLNRHEWFCDEVHPNQRGHDEISELFLSGANVQETWEGTREHTAGSTPVPSVNLSG, encoded by the coding sequence ATGCGAGATGAGCAGTTGCGACCGGTTGCCTATCTGGCTCTGGGGGATTCGCTCACCGAGGGAATCGGCGCGGAAAGTCCCGACAGGCATTTTGTCGTCCGGTTGTTCCGGAAGTTGCGCCATTCCGATGACTGCCGTTTCCGCAATTGGGGTGTGTCCGGAATGACGAGTGCCGAGCTGTTGCATTTTGTGGAAAATCCGGCCATCCTTCGGATGCTGCCCAAAATGACGCACATTTCGTTGACCACCGGAGGATGCGATTTCATCCGGCTGTATGAGGCAGGCACTCTCACCTTGCGGGACGTCGTCAAGACGGCCCGCGAGATCCAGCAGCGGCTCTGCCGGATTCTGTCCTTGATCCGCGGCGCGAATCCGACGGTTTCCATTTATCTGCTGGGATTTTATCTTCCCCCTCCCGCCTATGAGCTGGGCTTTCAGAAAGCGGCGATGGCGGTGAAAATGATGAACCGCATGTACACCCGCATTTGCGAACGGTACGGGGTCACGTTCATCAATCCGTTCTACCGGTTTTTGAACCGCCATGAGTGGTTCTGTGACGAGGTTCATCCCAATCAGCGTGGACACGACGAGATTTCGGAGCTGTTCTTAAGCGGAGCGAACGTTCAGGAAACGTGGGAGGGAACCCGTGAACACACCGCCGGATCGACTCCGGTTCCCTCCGTGAATCTATCAGGATAG
- the spoVAD gene encoding stage V sporulation protein AD has protein sequence MGDLKRVGKHTWTFSESLRILSSSAVAGPMEGQGLLKDSYDKVYDDLYCGEDTWEKAERKMMEDAVNIAVRKAELTPDDIDIFLAGDLLNQNITAAFSAGTLQLPFIGVYGACSTSMLSLTLAAALVDAGYARKAVAGVSSHNCTAEKQYRYPTEYGGQKPDTAQWTVTGAGACVLGVGHEGPRIRYATVGTVTDYGVKNPFDMGSAMAPAAARTIAAHFEDTGRKPTDYDLIVTGDLASVGLPIARELLGAEGYEMGDRFNDCGLMIYTAEQDTFAGGSGCASSAIVTYGHLIRKLQTGKYRRILVVATGALLSPVSYQQGESIPCIAHAVSMEMD, from the coding sequence ATGGGTGATTTGAAACGGGTCGGCAAACATACCTGGACCTTCAGCGAGAGCCTCCGGATTTTGTCCTCATCCGCCGTGGCGGGGCCGATGGAAGGCCAGGGGCTGCTCAAAGATTCCTATGACAAGGTCTACGACGATCTTTATTGCGGAGAAGACACGTGGGAGAAAGCGGAGCGCAAAATGATGGAAGACGCGGTGAACATCGCCGTCCGGAAAGCCGAGCTGACCCCGGATGACATCGACATCTTTTTGGCGGGAGATCTCCTCAACCAGAACATCACCGCTGCTTTCTCCGCCGGCACCTTGCAGCTTCCTTTCATCGGCGTGTACGGAGCCTGTTCCACTTCCATGTTGTCGCTGACGTTGGCCGCCGCTCTCGTGGACGCCGGATATGCCCGGAAAGCGGTTGCCGGTGTCAGCAGCCACAACTGCACGGCGGAAAAGCAGTACCGCTATCCGACCGAATACGGAGGGCAAAAGCCCGACACCGCCCAGTGGACCGTCACGGGAGCCGGCGCCTGCGTGCTGGGAGTCGGCCATGAAGGGCCGAGAATTCGTTATGCCACGGTGGGAACCGTCACCGATTACGGGGTGAAAAATCCTTTTGACATGGGATCGGCCATGGCTCCGGCGGCGGCACGAACCATCGCCGCCCACTTCGAGGATACGGGCAGGAAACCGACCGACTATGACCTGATCGTCACGGGAGATCTTGCCTCGGTGGGTCTGCCGATCGCCCGTGAACTGCTGGGGGCGGAAGGATATGAAATGGGCGACCGCTTCAATGATTGCGGATTGATGATCTACACCGCCGAACAGGACACGTTTGCGGGAGGAAGCGGGTGTGCCAGCAGTGCCATCGTGACGTACGGACACTTGATCCGGAAACTTCAAACGGGGAAATACCGGAGAATTCTTGTGGTGGCCACCGGTGCACTGCTCAGTCCGGTTTCCTACCAGCAGGGAGAATCGATTCCTTGCATCGCTCATGCCGTTTCGATGGAAATGGACTAA
- the spoVAC gene encoding stage V sporulation protein AC, whose protein sequence is MKGKKRDQFYAKIADKHRPRPKVLANCVKAFLVGGSICMLGQAISMMYVRWFGFEPQKAGEPTTATLIFLSCLLTGLGVFDRIGQWAGAGTAVPVTGFANSIASAALEHKSEGWVLGVGGNMFKLAGSVIVFGTVAAFVVGVIHTLLGMIR, encoded by the coding sequence ATGAAGGGAAAAAAAAGAGACCAATTTTACGCCAAGATTGCAGACAAACATCGTCCCAGGCCGAAAGTATTGGCCAACTGCGTGAAGGCATTTCTCGTCGGCGGGTCGATCTGCATGCTGGGGCAGGCCATTTCCATGATGTATGTCAGGTGGTTCGGTTTCGAACCGCAAAAGGCGGGCGAGCCCACCACCGCCACGCTGATCTTTCTGTCCTGTCTTCTGACCGGCCTCGGGGTGTTTGACCGGATCGGTCAGTGGGCCGGCGCGGGCACGGCCGTGCCGGTGACCGGCTTTGCCAACTCCATCGCTTCCGCGGCGCTTGAGCACAAGTCCGAAGGATGGGTTCTCGGTGTCGGCGGAAACATGTTCAAACTGGCCGGGTCCGTGATCGTGTTCGGAACGGTGGCTGCCTTTGTGGTCGGAGTCATTCACACGTTGCTGGGGATGATCCGATGA
- a CDS encoding CBS domain-containing protein yields the protein MHKVRDIMSTDIEYVSPQDNVFEAAVLMKDHNIGAVPVVENGQLRGMVTDRDLVIRNIAERRPNSAPVGEIMSTRLVYCTPDMSVDEAARLMAEAQVRRLPVVENNRLIGMVSLGDLAVHQPYQDEAGEALQVISETHNPHASNDLQ from the coding sequence ATGCACAAGGTCAGGGATATCATGTCCACCGATATTGAATATGTGTCGCCGCAGGACAATGTCTTTGAAGCGGCCGTCCTGATGAAGGATCACAACATCGGTGCGGTTCCGGTGGTGGAGAACGGACAGTTGCGCGGAATGGTGACGGACCGCGACCTGGTGATCCGCAACATCGCGGAGCGCAGGCCCAACTCCGCGCCGGTCGGAGAGATCATGTCGACCCGACTGGTTTACTGCACGCCGGACATGTCGGTGGATGAAGCGGCCAGACTGATGGCGGAAGCACAGGTTCGCCGACTTCCGGTCGTGGAAAACAACCGGTTGATCGGCATGGTTTCGCTCGGAGACCTGGCGGTGCACCAACCTTACCAGGACGAGGCGGGCGAGGCGCTCCAGGTCATCTCCGAAACCCACAACCCGCATGCTTCCAACGATTTGCAATGA